The stretch of DNA GCAGGTGGGCACGGCCCTCGTCGTGGGGACCCCGGGGGTCGGGCTCGTCGTCCGGACCGCCCTCCGGCTCGTCGTCCGACGGCACCGGCGCGAGGTGCACCGACTGCCGCTCGGTCTCGATCTGCCGGGCCCGGGCCAGCACCAGCGCCCGGTGCTCGGTGATGCGGGAGATCACCTCGGCCATCGACTCCTCGACGATGTACTTGCTGCCGTCGATGAGCGTCAGGATCGTGTCCGGCGCGCTCTCGACGCGCTGGACCAGATCGGGGTTCACCCCGAAGAGTCCGCCGTTGAGGCGCGTCACGATGATCACGGTGGTCCCGTCCCTGGTCCCTGCATGCGGCTGGATGCCGTTGAGCCCGTCCGTGGGCTCGTTGCCTTCCCGATCGGCCGTGCGCGCTGCCTGCTGAGGACTTCAGCCCGCCGGGTGGTAGGCCCAGTGCCAGCTCTCGCCGGGCACGTCGGCCTGGAAGCCGCACGACGGCGCGTTGCGCTGCATCCACGCCTGGGCGGCGCCGTTCAGCTGCAGGTCGGCGGCGATGCCCCAGCCGTGCTCGCTGGTGCCGGGCTTGGCCGCGAGACCGCCCTGCGAGTACAGGCCCTTGCTGGCGGCCAGCTGCACCTGCTCGTCGTACGGCCGGTACGTCTCGGTGATGCCGACGGTCACGCCGTCGGCCTTGGCGGCCGCGATCAGCTTGGTCATCGCGGCGGCGGCCGGCGCCCACATCTTCTTGCCGGTGTCGCCGACCGGCGCGAGGGCCGAGTCGGGGATGCGGCCGTTGCCGTAGGCCGCGAGATCGGTCGGGACGCGGTTGGCGCCGAGCGTCCCGGCCGCCGTCGTGGCGGTGGCCGACGAGAGCGACGACGTGGCCGACGACGACGAGCTCCTCGCCAGCTCCTGCGCCAGCACGTCGTCGAACGCCGCGCCCCTGGCCGCCCCGGCCGCCGTGGCCGCCGGGCGCGAGGCCAGGGCGACACCGGCGACCGGGCCGGACACCAGGGACTGCAGCTGCAGCACCCGGGCGGAGATCTGGGAGATCTGCGAGAGACCGTCCATCAGCCGGCTCAGCGCTTGAGGTTGACGAGCTCCTGCAGGACCTCGTCGGACGTGGTGATGACGCGCGAGTTCGCCTGGAAGCCGCGCTGGGCGACGATCAGGTTGGTGAACTCGCTGGACAGGTCGACGTTGGACATCTCCAGCGCGCCGCCGGCGAGCGTGCCGCGACCGCCGGTGCCGGGGGCGCCGAGCTGCGGGTTGCCCGAGTTCACCGTCGTCTGGAACAGCGATCCGCCGGACTTCTCCAGGCCCGCCGGGTTGGTGAACGACGCGAGCGCGATGCGGCCGATCACCTGCTTGAGGCCGTTGCTGAAGGCGCCGGTGATGGTGCCGTCGCTGCCGAGCGAGAACGACTGCAGCGTGCCGGCCGCCTGGCCGTCCTGCTTGGTGGCCGCGACGGTGTCCAGGCCGGCGAAGCCGGTGATCTTGGAGATGTCGACGGTGATGCCGCCCACCGTCAGCGTGCCGGCCGACGTCAGCTTGCCCGTGCCGTCGAACGTCAGCGGGCCGTAGGCGGTGCTGGCCGCGCCGTCGTTGCCGGTCAGGTTCCACGTGGTGACGCCCGCAGCCGTGGTGCTGGCCTGGAACGTCAGGTTGAGCTGGGTCTCGTTGCCGGTCGAGTCGTAGACGCCGATCGCACGGGTGATCGTGGTGCCGTCCGGCGCGGACTGCTCCAGGTTGCCCTCGTACGTCGCGCTCTTGGTGGCGATCGCCGCCATCAGCGTGCCGGCGGGCACCCGCAGGTCCGTCAGCGGCCCGTTGGTGTCGATCACGCCGTTGGTGGCGGCCCAGCCCTGCACCAGGGCACCCTCGCCCGGCAGCACCATCTGACCGGTGGAGTCGAAGTCGAACGACCCGGCGCGCGTGTAGTACGTGTCGGCGCCCTTGCGGACGGCGAAGAACCCGTCGCCCTGGATCATCATGTCGGTGCTGCGGCCGGTCAGCTGCGAGGCCCCCTGCGAGAAGCTCGTCGTGATGCCGGCCACCCGCACGCCCAGGCCCACCTGGGCGGGGTTGGTGCCGCCGACGCCCGCGCCGGGCTGGGCGCCGCCCGCGTTGGACACCAGCTGGCTGAGCGTGTCCTGGAACTGGATCTGCGAGCTCTTGAAGCCCGTGGTGTTGACGTTGGCGATGTTGTTGCCGGTGACGTCGAGCATCGTCTGGTGGCTGCGCAGACCGCTGATGCCGGAGAAGAGCGAGCGAAGCATGGTGGTGTCCCTTCGGGTGGAGCGGGTCAGGCGCTGGCGGAGGTGCCGGCTGTGGTGCCGGCCGTGCTGGACGGGGTGACGGTGCGGACCTCGTCGAGGCCGACGTCGGTGGTGCCGACCCGCAGGGTGGGCACGGTGGAGGTGTAGGAGACGGCGGAGACCTGGCCGTGCTGCTCGGTCCCGTTGGCGTCGTTCCAGGTCACCTGGCGGCCGACGAGCGTGGCCGCGGCGACGCGCATCTGCAGCGCGAACTCGTTCTGCGACGTGGTGGTGAGCTCGGTGAGGCTCTGCATCGTCGACATCTGGGTGGTCTGCGTCATCATCGCCGAGGTGTCCATCGGCGAGCTGGGGTCCTGGTTCTTCAGCTGGGCGATCAGCAGCTGCATGAATGCCTTGCTGTCCAGCTGGGTCTTGTCCTTCGGTGCCGAGGCGCCCGCCGTGGCGGCCGTCCGGTCGGACGTGAGGTACGAGACGTCGATGCTCATGCGGGTCTCCGTGGTGGGCTGAGGGTCGGCCGGGCCGGTGGGTGGTGGGGTCAGACGAGGAGGTCGAGGCCTCCGGGTCGGACCCCGGCGGCGCCGGGCGCCGGTCCGCGCTGGGTGGCCGGGGTGCCGGTCCACGGTCCGGTGCGGTCGTCCGCCGGCCGGGCCGGTGCGCCCTGGTCGCCCGAGCGGCTGTCGGGCTGGCCGCCGGACGGGCTGCCGGACTGGCCGGCCGCGGGGCCGCCCGTCCCCTGGCGGCCGCTCCCCTGGCCGGGGCCGGAGCTCCCGGCGTCGACCGTGATGCCGGCGGCGGAGAGGTCCTTGCGCAGGTCGGCCAGCGCACCGCGGAGCGCGTCCTTCGCCGCGTCGGTCGCCCCCGCGAGCTCCACCCGGACGGACTGGGCGGTGATGTGGGCGACCACCCGGACGGCGCCGAGGTTCTCGGGGTCCAGCGGGACCGACAGCACGTGGTGACCGGCGGCCAGGCCGGTCAGCGAGCGCAGCCGGGCGCCGAGCTGGTCCGCGACGGGCAGCGGCGTCGTGGGCGTCGCCTGCGCGGCGGCCGTGGCGGCCGCCGCGGGTGCGGAGGTGGTCGGCGCGGAGGTGGTCGGGGCGGAGGGGGCGGTGAGCGGCACGGCGGCCTGCGCGGCGGCGGCGCCGGTGGCGTCCACCCGCACGGGGGCGTCGGGGACGGCAGCCGCCGGCTGGGTCGCGGCGCCGACGGGCGCGGTGGCGGTCGCAGCGGGGGCGTCCGGTGCACGGTGGTCGGCGGCGGTCCGGGTGCCGCTCGTGCCGGCTGCCGCCGGACTCGGCGTCGCGGTGACCGCAGCGGCGGTGGTCCCGGTGGCGAGGGTCCGCGGTTCCGCGCCGGCGCGGCCGGGCTGACCGGAGGCGGCCTCGGCTCCCGTCGCGAGGGTGGTGGTGGTGGGCGTGCCGGCCGCCGGTGCGCCCGCAGTCACCGCTGCACCGGCCCCGACGGCGGTCGCACCGGCGACAGCGGATCCGGGCGGTACTGGGGCAGCGGCGGACGCCGCCGTCGTCGGCTGCCCCGCCGCCGC from Cellulomonas sp. NTE-D12 encodes:
- a CDS encoding flagellar hook capping FlgD N-terminal domain-containing protein, whose amino-acid sequence is MSIDVSYLTSDRTAATAGASAPKDKTQLDSKAFMQLLIAQLKNQDPSSPMDTSAMMTQTTQMSTMQSLTELTTTSQNEFALQMRVAAATLVGRQVTWNDANGTEQHGQVSAVSYTSTVPTLRVGTTDVGLDEVRTVTPSSTAGTTAGTSASA
- a CDS encoding flagellar FlbD family protein; amino-acid sequence: MIIVTRLNGGLFGVNPDLVQRVESAPDTILTLIDGSKYIVEESMAEVISRITEHRALVLARARQIETERQSVHLAPVPSDDEPEGGPDDEPDPRGPHDEGRAHLRTVR
- a CDS encoding M15 family metallopeptidase; this translates as MDGLSQISQISARVLQLQSLVSGPVAGVALASRPAATAAGAARGAAFDDVLAQELARSSSSSATSSLSSATATTAAGTLGANRVPTDLAAYGNGRIPDSALAPVGDTGKKMWAPAAAAMTKLIAAAKADGVTVGITETYRPYDEQVQLAASKGLYSQGGLAAKPGTSEHGWGIAADLQLNGAAQAWMQRNAPSCGFQADVPGESWHWAYHPAG
- a CDS encoding flagellar hook protein FlgE, coding for MLRSLFSGISGLRSHQTMLDVTGNNIANVNTTGFKSSQIQFQDTLSQLVSNAGGAQPGAGVGGTNPAQVGLGVRVAGITTSFSQGASQLTGRSTDMMIQGDGFFAVRKGADTYYTRAGSFDFDSTGQMVLPGEGALVQGWAATNGVIDTNGPLTDLRVPAGTLMAAIATKSATYEGNLEQSAPDGTTITRAIGVYDSTGNETQLNLTFQASTTAAGVTTWNLTGNDGAASTAYGPLTFDGTGKLTSAGTLTVGGITVDISKITGFAGLDTVAATKQDGQAAGTLQSFSLGSDGTITGAFSNGLKQVIGRIALASFTNPAGLEKSGGSLFQTTVNSGNPQLGAPGTGGRGTLAGGALEMSNVDLSSEFTNLIVAQRGFQANSRVITTSDEVLQELVNLKR
- a CDS encoding flagellar hook-length control protein FliK, which translates into the protein MSTTTVTPTAPAVRPARYAAAQTSGSGFDDLLAAHLASTARSVPSLGADRADRADRSSDARPDHSPERVADPGADRAVDRRDRPAGRGTRAASGSDATTTGGPGDAAAAGSSAATSSSAGSASTATSTTAQGAATQGTAVQGTALQGGTPQTAAQLAAAGAAVTTTTAAATTAVAAAGQPTTAASAAAPVPPGSAVAGATAVGAGAAVTAGAPAAGTPTTTTLATGAEAASGQPGRAGAEPRTLATGTTAAAVTATPSPAAAGTSGTRTAADHRAPDAPAATATAPVGAATQPAAAVPDAPVRVDATGAAAAQAAVPLTAPSAPTTSAPTTSAPAAAATAAAQATPTTPLPVADQLGARLRSLTGLAAGHHVLSVPLDPENLGAVRVVAHITAQSVRVELAGATDAAKDALRGALADLRKDLSAAGITVDAGSSGPGQGSGRQGTGGPAAGQSGSPSGGQPDSRSGDQGAPARPADDRTGPWTGTPATQRGPAPGAAGVRPGGLDLLV